Proteins encoded in a region of the Onthophagus taurus isolate NC chromosome 10, IU_Otau_3.0, whole genome shotgun sequence genome:
- the LOC111413648 gene encoding NADPH:adrenodoxin oxidoreductase, mitochondrial, which produces MNSFSRLFIRSLSSLSAPPKICIVGSGPAGFYAAQHLLKHTPEAKIDVYEKLPVPFGLVRFGVAPDHPEVKNVINTFTKTAQHPNVTFIGNVKLGVDVKLKELQEAYHVVLLAYGADKNRKLNVPGEELSNVIPARRIVGWYNGIPEDKDLKIDLKKSTVVIFGQGNVAIDVARILLTPIDVLKRTDMTQHAIEALSESQINEIYLIGRRGPLQAAFTIKELREILKLPNCKTTWNLDDFVGVKDVICNLARPRRRLTELMLKSLSESDLNQKNKVFKPIFFRSPLKINKNNVVLGVNKLINNRAVLTDTKEIINCDLIITSIGYKSDQVDSDIPFDEENGVAKNIDGKINEGLFTTGWLGTGPSGVILTTMSNSFGVAERISSEINSTRLKNKAGSDYILGLLKMRNVKVIFWEDWVKIDRYEQDEGKKLGKPREKVVDFNKILEII; this is translated from the exons ATGAATTCATTTTCACGCCTTTTTATCCGTAGTTTATCATCTTTAAGCGCACCCCCGAAAATTTGTATAGTAGGATCAGGCCCCGCTGGATTTTACGCAGCCCAACACCTCCTAAAACACACCCCGGAAGCAAAGATAGATGTATACGAAAAACTACCAGTTCCTTTTGGATTAGTTcg ctTTGGAGTGGCCCCAGATCATCCTGAggttaaaaatgtaattaatacATTCACAAAAACAGCCCAACATCCAAATGTAACATTCATTGGAAACGTTAAATTAGGGGttgatgttaaattgaagGAGTTACAAGAAGCTTATCATGTTGTGTTATTG gCTTATGGGGCTGATAAAAATAGGAAATTAAACGTCCCAGGGGAAGAATTAAGCAATGTTATCCCTGCCCGAAGGATTGTGGGGTGGTATAACGGAATTCCAGaagataaagatttaaaaattgaccTTAAAAAGTCAACTGTGGTCATTTTTGGGCAAGGAAATGTTGCAATCGATGTTGCAAGGATTTTATTGACCCCAATTGATGTTTTAAAG AGAACTGATATGACTCAACATGCAATTGAAGCTCTTTCGGAGTCTCAAATTAatgagatttatttaattggaaGAAGAGGTCCTTTACAAGCTGcttttacaataaaagaaTTACGCGAGATTTTAAAACTACCTAATTGTAAAACAACTTGGAATCTTGATGATTTTGTTGGAGTAAAAGatgtaatttgtaatttaGCGCGCCCAAGGAGACGATTAACTGAATTGATGCTTAAATCTCTCTCAGAATcggatttaaatcaaaaaaataaagtttttaaacccATTTTTTTTCGCTCCCcgcttaaaattaataaaaacaacgtAGTTTTAGGTGTTAATAAGCTAATAAATAACCGCGCTGTTTTAACTGACACAAAAGAAATCATTAATTGTGATTTAATCATAACTAGTATTGGGTATAAGAGTGATCAAGTCGATTCGGACATTCCGTTTGATGAAGAAAATGGGGTTGCTAAAAATATTGATGGGAAAATTAACGAGGGGCTTTTCACGACGGGTTGGTTAGGAACTGGGCCAAGCGGGGTTATTTTAACGACGATGAGTAATTCTTTCGGTGTGGCGGAACGAATCAGTTCTGAAATAAATTCGACgaggttaaaaaataaagcggGATCTGATTATATCTTGGGATTGCTGAAAATGCGTAATGTTAAGGTCATTTTTTGGGAGGATTGGGTTAAAATCGATCGGTACGAGCAAGATGAGGGGAAAAAATTGGGGAAACCCCGAGAAAAAgttgttgattttaataaaatacttgaaataatttaa
- the LOC111413630 gene encoding high affinity copper uptake protein 1-like isoform X1 gives MHMWIWWGHEFGDFMIYGLKVNTVGGLVATCFFCAGLAIFFEYLKLLQAQHRSRQLYYRTQQIRNICPPENTQLLNDREISTIEKISLPLIDIMLWIFTFNLGYLMMLTVMLYNGWIFISVILGSGLGYFIFGQKFMKINLQNCQMIRSSFCMKDCDNPGTAEDRDGESTPALQSTSSEGLSCHQSREYD, from the exons ATGCATATGTGGATATGGTGGGGCCATGAGTTTGGAGATTTTATGATCTATGGATTAAAAGTAAACACCGTTGGGGGACTTGTAGCAACTTGCTTTTTTTGTGCAGGCcttgcaattttttttgaatacttGAAATTGTTACAAGCTCAGCATCGTTCGAGACAATTATATTATCGTACCCAACAAATCAGGAATATTTGTCCACCAGAAAATACACAGCTTTTAAACGATCGAGAGATTTCTACCATTGAGAA gatTAGCTTACCTTTAATTGATATAATGCTGTggatttttacatttaatttggGATATTTAATGATGTTAACTGTTATGTTGTACAATGgatggatttttatttctgttattTTGGGTAGTGGATtaggatattttatttttggacaaaaatttatgaagattaatttacaaaattgcCAAATGATTAGATCATCTTTTTGTATGAAAGATTGTGACAACCCAG GTACAGCAGAGGATAGAGATGGTGAATCAACTCCAGCTTTACAATCGACGTCCAGTGAAGGACTTTCTTGTCACCAAAGCAGAGAATATGattga
- the LOC111413630 gene encoding high affinity copper uptake protein 1-like isoform X2 produces the protein MHMWIWWGHEFGDFMIYGLKVNTVGGLVATCFFCAGLAIFFEYLKLLQAQHRSRQLYYRTQQIRNICPPENTQLLNDREISTIEKISLPLIDIMLWIFTFNLGYLMMLTVMLYNGWIFISVILGSGLGYFIFGQKFMKINLQNCQMIRSSFCMKDCDNPDEEALRRAKKNPTFTRY, from the exons ATGCATATGTGGATATGGTGGGGCCATGAGTTTGGAGATTTTATGATCTATGGATTAAAAGTAAACACCGTTGGGGGACTTGTAGCAACTTGCTTTTTTTGTGCAGGCcttgcaattttttttgaatacttGAAATTGTTACAAGCTCAGCATCGTTCGAGACAATTATATTATCGTACCCAACAAATCAGGAATATTTGTCCACCAGAAAATACACAGCTTTTAAACGATCGAGAGATTTCTACCATTGAGAA gatTAGCTTACCTTTAATTGATATAATGCTGTggatttttacatttaatttggGATATTTAATGATGTTAACTGTTATGTTGTACAATGgatggatttttatttctgttattTTGGGTAGTGGATtaggatattttatttttggacaaaaatttatgaagattaatttacaaaattgcCAAATGATTAGATCATCTTTTTGTATGAAAGATTGTGACAACCCAG ATGAAGAAGCACTTAGACGAGCTAAGAAAAATCCTACATTTACTCGTTATTAA